The Kitasatospora albolonga nucleotide sequence GCAGAGAAATGAGAGACCGTCCACCGTTCCGGCAACAGCCGGACCGGGCGGGGCCGGTGAGCGGGAGCCATGTCGCCCGCCGCTCACCGGCGCCGCCCGGCGGTGTCCGTCAGAGGCCGCCGGTGTACAGCAGCAGATCGGGCGAGCCCTGGCCGAGGCCGGAGAGCGCCTCGGGGGTGGCGTTGTCGGTGAGCCAGCGCGTGACGGCGGCCGGCGTGGCCGAGGGGTTCTCCTCCTTGTAGAGGGCGGCGACCCCGGCGACGTGCGGGGCGGCCATGGAGGTGCCGTTCAGGGAGACGGTCCCGCCGCCGAGCCGCGCGGAGGCGATGTCGGCGCCGGGGGCGTAGAGGGAGACGCAGGAGCCCCAGTTGCTGAACGGGGTCTCGCGGTCCTCACGGTCGCTCGCGCCCACCGTGACCACCCCGTCGGCCGCCGCCGGGGAGACGTCACAGGCGTCCCGGTCGTCGTTGCCCGCCGCCACCACCGGCAGGACGCCCGCGTCCGCGACCGCTTCCACCGCCGCGTCGACCGCACGCGAACGGGCTCCGCCGAGCGAGGCGTTGAGGACGGCGGGGGCGGAGTCGGCCGCCGCGTCCTTGGCGACCCAGTCGAAGGCGGCGATGATCCCGGCCCAGGTGCCCCGGCCCCGGCAGTCCAGGACCCGCACGCTGACCAGTGAGGCGTCCTTCGCCACCCCGGAGGTGGCGCCCCCGACGGTACCGGCGACATGGGTGCCGTGGCCGTTGCAGTCCTGCCCGTTCCGGCCGTCCCCGACCGAGTCGTAGCCGTTGACGACCCGGCTGCCGAACTCGGCGTGACCGGCCTCGATCCCGGTGTCGACGACGTACACCTTCACCCCGTCCCCCGTGGCGGCCGTGGTGAAGGTGCCGTCCAGCGGCAGGGCGCGCTGGTCGATCCGGTCGGTGCCCCAGGTGGCGGCGGGGGCCGCGGCACCCGGGAGGGCCGAGGGGGCCGGGAAGAGGCTGCCCGTCCGGGGCGCGCCCACGGCGACTTCGGCGTTCTCCTCGACGGCGACCACCCCGGGGACGGCCCGGACGGCCTCCAGCTCGGTGGCGGTGAGCGTGACGGCGAACCCGTGCAGGACGTTCCCGTACGTGAACAGCGGGCGGAGCCCGAACTCCTCCAGGACGGTGTCCGGGGAGAGTTCGGGCTCCAGGGTGACGATGTACTGCCCGGGGACGGCCCGGGCGGACCGCTCCACCGGGACCCCTTCCGGTCCGGTGTCGGCGGTGGCCGGGGGGGCGGTGCCGATCAGCGGGGCGATCAGCAGCAGGGCCGCCGGGGCCCATCGGGCGCGCAGGCGCATGCAGGTCTCCTTGGGTGGGGGGTCGTTCGCGGTGCGGGTACGCATCCGCGAAGCACGAACATCCGTTCCTTCGTCCCCGCCCGTGCGGCGCCTTAACACGGGTTCAGCCGGACAGCGCAACGCCCGTCGTGAGCTCCAGATCGGCCAGTTCCCGGTCGGGATCGGCCCCGGGGACGTGGTGCGTCCAGCTGCCGACCGCCACTTCGGCGGTGATGCCGGGCCCGAATCCGGCGATCATGCCCTGGGCCGATTCGGCCGCTCCCCCGTCGTCGAAGAGGCGCGCGAGGGCGTCGAAGACGACGGAGCTGGCGATGTTGCCGCGTTCGGTGAGGGTGGCCCGGCTGTAGCGGAACATCTCCATCGGCAGTTCGAGGTAGTGGCAGAGGTCGTCCAGGATGCGCGGGCCGCCCGCGTGGATGATGAAGAAGTCCATGGCCGGGACCGCCCAGCCGTGCAGGTCGACGATGTCCTTCAGGACCGGCGCGAGCATCTCCATGGTGCCGGGCACGCGCTTGTCGAGCAGGAAGTGGAATCCGGTGTCGCGGACGGCGTACGAGATCCAGTCCTCGGTGTCGGGCACC carries:
- a CDS encoding peptidase S8; this translates as MRLRARWAPAALLLIAPLIGTAPPATADTGPEGVPVERSARAVPGQYIVTLEPELSPDTVLEEFGLRPLFTYGNVLHGFAVTLTATELEAVRAVPGVVAVEENAEVAVGAPRTGSLFPAPSALPGAAAPAATWGTDRIDQRALPLDGTFTTAATGDGVKVYVVDTGIEAGHAEFGSRVVNGYDSVGDGRNGQDCNGHGTHVAGTVGGATSGVAKDASLVSVRVLDCRGRGTWAGIIAAFDWVAKDAAADSAPAVLNASLGGARSRAVDAAVEAVADAGVLPVVAAGNDDRDACDVSPAAADGVVTVGASDREDRETPFSNWGSCVSLYAPGADIASARLGGGTVSLNGTSMAAPHVAGVAALYKEENPSATPAAVTRWLTDNATPEALSGLGQGSPDLLLYTGGL